One window from the genome of Pararhizobium gei encodes:
- a CDS encoding ABC transporter ATP-binding protein produces MSKPILDIISVSKRFGPTLANDDISLSLDKGEIVALLGENGAGKTTLMNILFGHYVPDAGRVMIDGQELPQGKPRAAIRAGIGMVHQHFALAPNLTVLENITTGTESLWSLRSRRAEARAKLLAISERFGLKVEPDARLGDLSVGEQQRVEILKALYNEARILVLDEPTAVLTQIESERLFATLKDMAAQGLSLIFISHKLDEVMSAADRVVVLRGGRNVAERKASETSKAELAELMVGRTVTRPVREPSTPGELVLEAAAITVRSGGVDRLKAIDFRLRAGEVLGIIGVSGNGQAILAQLLSGTRSKTAGDLLLFGEAVDGLSVEDVVSAGIGRIPEDRNREGAIGEMAIWENVILERLRAFSRRGLVDRKAAIAFTQKIIDQFDVRGGTPVSRVRLLSGGNMQKLILGRNLIDRPRILLAAQPARGLDEGAVAAVHERILEARRQGTAVLLISEDLDEVMALADRIQAIVGGRLSPPIAAEEASARKLGLMMAGEWMNEVAHAV; encoded by the coding sequence ATGAGCAAACCGATTCTCGACATTATCAGTGTCAGCAAGCGGTTCGGGCCGACGCTTGCCAACGACGATATTTCGCTGTCGCTCGACAAGGGCGAGATCGTCGCGCTGCTCGGGGAAAATGGGGCCGGCAAGACGACGCTGATGAACATTCTCTTCGGCCATTATGTGCCGGACGCCGGACGCGTCATGATCGATGGACAGGAACTGCCGCAGGGCAAACCGCGCGCGGCGATCCGCGCCGGTATCGGCATGGTCCACCAGCATTTCGCGCTGGCGCCCAATCTCACCGTGCTTGAAAACATCACAACCGGCACGGAAAGCCTCTGGTCGCTGCGGTCGCGCCGGGCAGAGGCGCGGGCCAAACTGCTGGCGATCTCCGAGCGCTTCGGTCTGAAGGTGGAGCCCGATGCGAGGCTCGGCGATCTCTCCGTCGGCGAGCAGCAGCGCGTGGAAATCCTGAAAGCACTCTACAATGAAGCCCGGATTCTGGTTCTCGACGAGCCGACGGCCGTGCTCACGCAGATCGAGTCGGAACGGCTTTTCGCGACGCTGAAGGACATGGCAGCACAAGGGCTGTCGCTGATTTTCATTTCCCATAAGCTGGACGAGGTCATGTCGGCCGCCGACCGTGTGGTGGTGCTGCGCGGTGGTCGCAATGTCGCAGAACGCAAGGCATCCGAGACCAGCAAAGCCGAGCTTGCCGAACTGATGGTGGGGCGCACCGTGACCCGGCCGGTGCGCGAGCCGTCTACTCCGGGTGAACTTGTGCTGGAGGCGGCCGCCATAACCGTCCGGTCCGGCGGGGTAGACCGGCTGAAAGCCATCGATTTTCGTCTGCGCGCCGGGGAGGTGCTGGGCATCATCGGCGTCTCGGGCAATGGCCAGGCCATACTGGCGCAACTCCTGTCCGGGACACGGTCCAAAACAGCGGGCGACCTGCTGCTGTTCGGCGAGGCGGTCGATGGTCTGTCGGTCGAAGACGTGGTCTCGGCCGGCATTGGCCGCATTCCGGAAGACCGCAACAGGGAAGGTGCGATCGGCGAAATGGCGATCTGGGAAAATGTCATCCTGGAAAGACTTCGCGCTTTTTCGAGGCGCGGGCTGGTGGATCGCAAGGCCGCCATCGCCTTCACACAGAAAATCATCGACCAGTTCGATGTCCGCGGGGGAACGCCGGTTAGCCGCGTTCGCCTGCTGTCCGGGGGCAACATGCAGAAGCTGATCCTCGGGCGCAACCTGATCGATCGACCCCGCATCCTGCTGGCAGCCCAACCGGCACGCGGGCTGGACGAGGGTGCCGTGGCTGCGGTGCATGAGCGTATCCTTGAGGCGCGGCGGCAGGGAACGGCCGTGCTCTTGATTTCGGAAGATCTGGACGAGGTCATGGCGCTCGCCGATCGGATACAGGCGATCGTCGGTGGCAGGCTTTCGCCCCCGATTGCCGCCGAGGAGGCTTCGGCGCGCAAGCTTGGACTGATGATGGCAGGCGAGTGGATGAACGAGGTGGCGCATGCGGTTTGA
- a CDS encoding ABC transporter permease, whose amino-acid sequence MRFERREHRPVALVIATPLIAIASALAIAGVLIAIAGAPVLEAYWRILQGAFGSRLSATETLTRATPLILTGLAAAVAFRARLWNIGGEGQFYLGAITVAWASSQLFGDLPSFVQIPLLLLFGAIAGMILLLLPLWMRLRFSVDEVVTTLLLNFVAVLIVSMLIDTVLKDPLAFGWPQSQPVADAAMLPKLLARSRLHLGLVIAVVLALVLAFVQSRTVFGMQSRAAGLNPQGAAFAGVPLGRTLVIVACISGGLAGLAGAVEVMGVQGYVTTELSPGYGYSGIVVAMLANLNPFGVVLAGLFTATMFVGADGMSRSLGIPSYIADVIVALSLLTMLIAVFFTQYRIRR is encoded by the coding sequence ATGCGGTTTGAACGGCGTGAACACCGCCCGGTGGCCCTCGTCATCGCAACCCCGCTGATCGCGATTGCATCGGCGCTTGCGATTGCAGGCGTGCTGATCGCCATTGCCGGCGCGCCGGTGCTCGAGGCCTACTGGCGCATCCTGCAGGGCGCCTTCGGCTCGCGGCTGTCGGCAACCGAAACGCTCACCCGCGCCACGCCGCTGATCCTCACAGGCCTTGCCGCAGCCGTCGCCTTCCGCGCCAGGCTCTGGAACATCGGCGGGGAGGGGCAGTTCTACCTCGGCGCCATTACCGTCGCATGGGCGAGTTCGCAGCTCTTTGGCGACCTGCCATCCTTCGTGCAGATCCCTCTGCTGCTCTTATTTGGCGCGATTGCCGGGATGATCCTGCTTTTGCTGCCGCTCTGGATGCGGTTGCGCTTCTCGGTCGACGAGGTGGTGACGACATTGCTGCTGAACTTCGTCGCCGTCCTTATAGTCTCGATGCTGATCGATACAGTTCTGAAGGACCCGTTGGCGTTCGGCTGGCCGCAGTCGCAACCGGTGGCCGATGCCGCCATGCTGCCAAAACTTCTGGCCCGTTCGCGGCTTCACCTCGGCCTGGTGATCGCCGTCGTCCTGGCACTCGTGCTTGCCTTCGTCCAGTCGCGCACGGTGTTCGGCATGCAGTCGCGTGCGGCCGGTCTCAACCCGCAGGGCGCTGCCTTTGCCGGCGTACCTTTGGGCCGCACTCTCGTCATCGTCGCCTGCATCTCCGGCGGCCTTGCCGGGCTTGCCGGTGCGGTCGAGGTCATGGGCGTCCAGGGCTACGTGACGACCGAACTGTCTCCCGGTTATGGCTATTCGGGCATCGTGGTGGCGATGCTGGCCAATCTCAATCCGTTCGGCGTGGTGCTGGCCGGCCTGTTCACCGCCACGATGTTCGTCGGCGCCGATGGCATGAGCCGCAGCCTCGGCATCCCGAGCTACATCGCTGACGTGATCGTCGCCCTGTCGCTTTTGACCATGCTGATCGCCGTGTTCTTCACCCAATACAGGATCCGCCGATGA
- a CDS encoding ABC transporter permease, producing the protein MSAVFDIIASAGLWAAVLRIATPLILGTLGALLCERAGVLNLGIEGIMTFGAMIGWLSVYNGADLWTGFLMAALAGGLFGLLHAGLTVTLGLSQHVSGLGVTLFAASFSYFVFRLAVPVAGTPPTITPFQPIAIPGLSDLPFVGPAFFVQTPPTYLAILLALVLAYVVFRTPLGLAIRMTGENPHAAEAQGINPMVVRYGAVIVGSALMGMAGAFLTLSAFNSFFPTMVQGRGWICIALVVFASWRPERALLGALLFAFFDGFQLRLQTALGGAVPYQLFLMIPYVLSIAALAVMARRARVPQALMQPYRRGER; encoded by the coding sequence ATGAGCGCCGTGTTCGATATCATCGCGTCCGCCGGACTGTGGGCGGCGGTTCTGCGGATCGCCACCCCGCTGATCCTCGGAACGCTCGGCGCCCTGTTGTGCGAGCGGGCAGGGGTGCTGAACCTCGGCATCGAAGGTATCATGACCTTTGGCGCGATGATCGGCTGGTTGTCGGTGTATAACGGGGCGGATCTCTGGACCGGTTTCCTCATGGCAGCCCTGGCAGGCGGCCTGTTCGGTCTGCTGCATGCGGGCCTCACGGTGACGCTCGGCCTTTCGCAGCATGTCTCGGGACTCGGTGTCACTCTGTTTGCTGCGAGCTTCAGTTATTTCGTGTTCCGGCTGGCGGTGCCGGTTGCGGGCACGCCGCCCACCATCACGCCGTTCCAGCCGATCGCTATCCCGGGCCTCAGCGATCTTCCCTTTGTCGGTCCGGCTTTCTTTGTCCAGACACCGCCGACCTATCTGGCCATCCTGCTCGCCTTGGTGCTCGCCTATGTGGTCTTTCGCACACCGCTTGGGCTTGCGATCCGCATGACCGGCGAGAACCCGCATGCGGCCGAAGCGCAGGGCATCAACCCGATGGTGGTGCGTTATGGCGCCGTAATCGTCGGCAGTGCACTGATGGGCATGGCTGGCGCCTTCCTGACGCTATCTGCCTTCAACAGCTTCTTTCCGACCATGGTGCAGGGGCGCGGCTGGATCTGCATCGCGCTCGTCGTGTTTGCCTCCTGGCGCCCGGAACGGGCGCTGCTCGGCGCCTTGCTGTTCGCCTTCTTCGACGGCTTCCAGCTTCGATTGCAGACGGCGCTCGGCGGCGCTGTGCCCTATCAGCTCTTCCTGATGATCCCTTACGTCCTGTCGATCGCGGCGCTGGCCGTGATGGCAAGACGCGCCCGCGTTCCCCAAGCTCTGATGCAACCCTATCGGCGCGGCGAGCGCTAG
- a CDS encoding amidohydrolase family protein, with product MFDLIIRNANLPDGRQGFDIGLSGGKITAIEKRLAASAGEQIDASGRLVSPPFCDPHFHMDATLSLGLPRMNVSGTLLEGIALWGELRPLLTKEALVERALRYCDLAVSQGLLFIRSHVDTSDPRLVTAEALIEVRERVAPYITLQLVAFPQDGYYRAPDGEKSLERALDMGIDIVGGIPHFERTMDDGRRSLETLCRIAAERGLPVDIHCDESDDPMSRHIEALAAETVRHGLQGRVAGSHLTSMHSMDNYYVSKLIPLMAEAEINVIPNPLINIMLQGRHDTYPKRRGMTRVRELMDAGLNVSLGQDCTMDPWYSMGSADMLEVGHMAIHVAQMGGIEDKKKIFDALTVNSAKTMGLEGYGLEVGCNADLVVLQAADVVEALRLKPTRLLVVKGGKVISRSAPRIGELFLEGRPGSIDPGLDYVPGAH from the coding sequence ATGTTCGACCTGATCATCCGCAATGCCAACCTGCCCGATGGCCGGCAAGGCTTCGACATCGGTCTTTCCGGCGGCAAGATAACCGCCATCGAGAAGCGTCTGGCAGCGTCAGCCGGCGAACAGATCGACGCCAGCGGCCGGCTGGTCAGCCCGCCCTTCTGCGATCCGCACTTTCATATGGATGCGACGCTCTCGCTCGGATTGCCACGCATGAACGTGTCCGGCACGCTTCTGGAAGGCATCGCGCTCTGGGGCGAGTTGCGGCCCTTGCTCACGAAGGAAGCCCTCGTGGAACGGGCACTGCGCTACTGCGACCTCGCCGTCAGCCAGGGCCTGCTCTTCATTCGCAGTCATGTCGACACGTCCGATCCGCGGCTGGTGACGGCAGAGGCGCTGATCGAAGTGCGCGAGCGCGTCGCCCCCTATATCACGCTGCAACTCGTCGCCTTTCCGCAGGATGGCTACTACCGGGCGCCGGACGGCGAAAAGTCCCTTGAGCGCGCGCTCGACATGGGCATCGATATCGTCGGCGGCATTCCGCATTTCGAACGCACCATGGACGACGGCCGCCGCTCGCTCGAAACGCTCTGCCGGATTGCCGCGGAGCGTGGCCTGCCTGTCGATATCCATTGCGACGAAAGCGACGATCCGATGTCGCGCCATATCGAGGCGCTCGCAGCCGAGACCGTGCGCCATGGGTTGCAGGGACGGGTGGCGGGATCGCACCTGACATCCATGCACTCCATGGACAACTACTATGTCTCCAAGCTCATTCCGCTGATGGCGGAAGCTGAGATCAACGTCATTCCCAATCCGCTGATCAACATCATGCTGCAGGGGCGCCACGATACCTATCCGAAGCGTCGCGGCATGACCCGGGTTCGCGAATTGATGGATGCGGGTCTCAATGTCTCCTTGGGTCAGGACTGCACGATGGACCCCTGGTATTCGATGGGCTCTGCCGACATGCTGGAGGTCGGCCATATGGCCATACATGTGGCGCAGATGGGCGGTATCGAGGATAAGAAAAAGATCTTCGACGCGCTGACCGTCAATTCGGCAAAGACCATGGGGCTGGAAGGCTATGGTCTGGAGGTCGGCTGCAACGCCGATCTCGTCGTGCTGCAGGCCGCCGATGTCGTCGAGGCCCTCAGGCTCAAGCCGACACGCCTTCTGGTCGTCAAGGGCGGCAAGGTCATTTCTCGAAGTGCACCTCGTATCGGCGAACTTTTCCTGGAGGGTAGACCCGGAAGCATCGATCCCGGTCTGGACTACGTGCCGGGAGCGCACTGA
- a CDS encoding DUF817 domain-containing protein: MMKRPAEDKGAETIAVIDTNERGDHETGPYLEPLRRLLRAGLARLPWWLSEFLLFGLKQAWACLFGAIMLAMLIASKLVWQAEWPLYRYDFLFVAALSVQMLFLAFRLESWEEAKVILVYHVVGTLMEIFKVQMGSWSYPQPALIQIAGVPLFSGFMYASVGSFMARTIRIFDMRFTHFPPRWLTVVLALAIYVNFYSHHYLPDIRFVLFAATIAVFWRVNIHFTTDRTTLWMPLTLAAFLSSLFLWIAENIGTATGTWIYPSQTVWHAVSVSKLGSWYMLLYVSFVLVTLVLRPRPPENRPAFRGRG, from the coding sequence ATGATGAAAAGGCCTGCCGAAGACAAGGGTGCGGAAACAATCGCCGTGATCGACACAAACGAGCGGGGCGATCACGAAACCGGTCCCTATCTGGAGCCGCTGCGTCGCCTCTTGCGCGCCGGTCTTGCTCGTCTCCCCTGGTGGCTTTCGGAGTTCCTGCTTTTCGGCCTGAAGCAGGCATGGGCGTGCCTCTTCGGAGCGATCATGCTTGCCATGCTGATCGCCAGCAAGCTTGTCTGGCAGGCCGAATGGCCGCTTTATCGTTACGACTTCCTTTTCGTCGCCGCGCTATCCGTCCAGATGCTTTTCCTGGCGTTTAGACTGGAAAGCTGGGAGGAGGCCAAGGTCATCCTCGTCTATCATGTCGTCGGTACGCTGATGGAGATCTTCAAGGTCCAGATGGGTTCATGGAGCTATCCGCAGCCGGCCCTGATCCAGATCGCCGGCGTGCCCCTGTTTTCCGGTTTCATGTATGCGTCCGTCGGTTCTTTCATGGCGCGGACCATCCGTATTTTCGACATGCGCTTCACACATTTTCCGCCACGGTGGCTGACGGTTGTTCTTGCGCTGGCCATTTATGTCAATTTCTACAGCCATCACTATTTGCCGGATATCCGCTTCGTTCTGTTTGCAGCGACGATCGCGGTCTTTTGGCGGGTGAATATCCACTTCACCACGGATCGTACCACACTCTGGATGCCGCTGACGCTGGCGGCCTTTCTCTCCTCCCTGTTTCTCTGGATCGCGGAGAATATCGGGACGGCGACGGGCACCTGGATCTATCCGAGCCAGACGGTGTGGCACGCTGTTTCCGTATCCAAACTCGGCTCCTGGTACATGTTGCTCTATGTGAGTTTCGTTCTCGTCACACTTGTCCTGCGGCCGAGGCCGCCCGAAAACCGGCCAGCCTTCCGCGGACGCGGTTAA
- a CDS encoding ribonuclease D: MAKTIRFHEGDIGNEDAARYRGAIAVDTETLGLVPRRDRLCVVQLSPGDGTADVIRIARDQRQAPNLAGMLEDPARQKIFHFGRFDIAVLFHTFGVTTTPVFCTKIASRLTRTYTDRHGLKDNLKELLDVDISKQQQSSDWAAETLSQAQLDYAASDVLHLHALRDKLTARLIRDGRLDHADACFAFLPTRSKLDLLGWEETDIFAHS, translated from the coding sequence ATGGCGAAAACAATACGGTTTCACGAAGGCGATATCGGCAACGAAGACGCGGCGCGATACCGCGGCGCAATTGCCGTCGACACCGAGACGCTGGGCCTTGTTCCGCGCCGGGACCGGCTCTGCGTCGTTCAGCTTTCGCCGGGAGACGGCACCGCCGACGTGATCCGGATCGCCAGGGATCAAAGGCAGGCGCCAAACCTGGCCGGCATGCTGGAAGATCCCGCCCGGCAGAAGATTTTCCATTTCGGCCGTTTCGACATCGCAGTGCTGTTCCATACGTTCGGGGTCACCACGACACCAGTGTTCTGCACCAAGATCGCCTCGCGGTTGACACGGACCTATACGGACCGTCATGGGCTGAAGGACAATCTGAAGGAACTGCTCGACGTCGATATCTCCAAACAGCAGCAGTCGTCGGACTGGGCCGCAGAGACCCTGTCGCAGGCGCAACTGGACTATGCCGCTTCCGATGTGCTGCATTTGCATGCGTTGCGTGACAAGCTGACGGCACGGCTGATCCGCGACGGCCGCCTCGATCATGCCGATGCCTGCTTTGCCTTCCTACCGACCCGTTCCAAGCTCGATCTCTTGGGCTGGGAAGAAACCGACATCTTTGCCCACAGCTGA
- a CDS encoding hydroxyacid dehydrogenase: MIEMPPPLVLSAPEPRTLDLIFTPQALTVLQTRYRIVEAGPESVAGLADNTLGEVRYIIGQPPLSAETLARMPQLRCILNVESNLINNMPYDILFSRGIHVVTTGQVFAEPVAELGLAMALNIARGIVDADIDFREGRELWGGEGNAQARLLSGADVGIIGFGDLGKALNRVLSGFRTNTRVFDPWMPPSILLDHGVTPSSLDDVLTRSDFIFVVASVTSENQHFLDADAFSKMRPGAAFILLSRANVVDFGALMAAVERGHIVAASDVFPDEPLPLDHPVRRLKGFLRSAHRAGALDSAFKKMGDMVLEDMDLMDRDLPPMRCKRAERETVSRMRSRPVTVN; this comes from the coding sequence ATGATCGAAATGCCGCCGCCTCTGGTTCTATCGGCGCCTGAACCGCGAACTCTTGATCTGATCTTTACACCGCAGGCCCTGACGGTCCTGCAAACGAGATACCGTATCGTGGAAGCTGGCCCCGAAAGCGTTGCAGGGCTGGCCGACAACACTCTTGGCGAGGTCCGTTACATTATCGGGCAACCGCCGCTCAGCGCTGAAACGCTGGCCCGAATGCCGCAGTTGCGGTGCATCTTGAATGTCGAAAGCAATCTGATCAACAACATGCCCTATGACATCTTGTTCAGCCGCGGCATTCATGTCGTCACGACAGGGCAGGTCTTCGCCGAGCCGGTCGCAGAGCTTGGTCTTGCCATGGCGCTGAATATTGCGCGCGGCATCGTCGATGCGGATATCGACTTCCGAGAGGGGCGAGAACTTTGGGGCGGCGAGGGCAATGCGCAGGCGCGGCTTTTGTCCGGCGCCGATGTCGGCATTATCGGCTTTGGCGATCTCGGCAAGGCGTTGAATCGTGTCCTGTCGGGATTTCGCACCAACACGCGTGTCTTCGATCCCTGGATGCCGCCATCGATTCTGCTTGATCACGGCGTAACGCCATCGAGCTTGGATGATGTGCTGACCCGCAGCGACTTCATTTTCGTCGTGGCCTCGGTAACCAGCGAAAACCAGCATTTTCTCGATGCGGACGCTTTCTCGAAAATGCGGCCTGGTGCTGCTTTCATCCTGCTCAGCCGTGCAAATGTCGTCGATTTCGGTGCTTTGATGGCGGCCGTCGAACGCGGCCATATCGTTGCGGCAAGCGACGTCTTTCCGGATGAGCCGCTGCCGCTCGATCATCCCGTGCGGCGGCTGAAGGGCTTCCTGCGGTCCGCTCACCGCGCGGGGGCACTTGACAGCGCTTTCAAGAAAATGGGCGATATGGTGCTTGAGGATATGGATCTGATGGACCGCGATCTTCCGCCAATGCGATGCAAACGTGCCGAGCGGGAAACGGTGTCACGGATGCGCTCCCGGCCTGTCACCGTCAATTGA
- a CDS encoding YsnF/AvaK domain-containing protein, whose translation MSYADQTTSTVEANTITAFFDSRTDADHAVERLVEAGIARDAVRVIASGSDETVSTTDESKGFWASLADLFMPEEDRNVYAEGIRRGGYLVTVSGYPASMHDVALDILDDEGSIDLDERSQSWESEGWSRSTSNGDFAESTYDRSSGTTGASTSLATDREDVIPVVEEELRVGKRDVNNGRIRVRSYVTETPVSENVSLRDENVEVTRRAVDRPVSGADTAFVDRTIEAEEHREEATISKDARVVEEIALRKTAEERSETISDTIRKTEVEIEDDRNDGSVRKDGTLGIRRD comes from the coding sequence ATGTCCTATGCAGATCAGACGACATCGACAGTAGAAGCAAACACAATCACGGCGTTCTTCGACAGCCGCACCGATGCGGATCATGCGGTCGAACGACTTGTAGAGGCCGGTATCGCCCGCGATGCCGTGCGTGTTATTGCCAGCGGGAGCGATGAAACTGTCAGCACCACAGACGAAAGCAAGGGGTTTTGGGCTTCCCTCGCAGATCTGTTCATGCCGGAGGAGGATCGCAACGTCTATGCCGAAGGCATTCGCCGCGGCGGCTATCTGGTCACTGTTTCCGGTTATCCTGCCAGCATGCACGACGTTGCACTCGACATTTTGGATGACGAGGGCAGTATTGATCTCGACGAAAGGTCTCAGTCCTGGGAATCGGAAGGTTGGTCGCGCTCCACCTCGAACGGGGATTTTGCTGAATCGACATATGATCGGAGCAGTGGAACAACCGGAGCATCAACGAGCCTTGCGACGGATCGAGAAGATGTCATCCCAGTGGTCGAAGAGGAATTGCGAGTCGGCAAACGCGACGTCAACAATGGTCGCATCAGGGTTCGCTCCTATGTGACGGAAACGCCGGTGAGTGAAAATGTCTCCCTTCGCGACGAAAATGTCGAGGTCACCCGGCGTGCCGTGGACCGTCCCGTAAGCGGCGCAGACACTGCTTTCGTGGATCGCACGATCGAAGCCGAGGAGCATCGCGAAGAGGCAACCATCTCCAAGGATGCGCGCGTCGTCGAAGAGATTGCCCTGCGCAAGACGGCGGAGGAGCGCAGCGAAACGATTTCCGACACAATCCGGAAGACCGAGGTGGAAATTGAGGATGACCGTAACGACGGGTCAGTGCGCAAAGACGGCACGCTTGGCATTCGTCGGGATTGA
- a CDS encoding DUF2382 domain-containing protein: MSEREDERILLVEERSCIDKQKVITGRVRVWTSSSTIEDVARATLSGERVEIVREHLNREIEEVPETRVEGDVTIIPVVEERLVMEKRLFLIEKIHIRRVTINEEVIVPVTLRKQTATVERTEE, translated from the coding sequence ATGTCGGAACGGGAAGACGAAAGAATTCTACTCGTTGAAGAGCGCTCATGCATCGATAAACAGAAGGTCATAACGGGCCGCGTTCGTGTTTGGACTTCCAGCAGCACCATCGAAGATGTGGCGCGCGCTACATTGTCGGGCGAAAGGGTGGAGATCGTTCGCGAGCATTTAAACCGCGAAATCGAAGAGGTCCCTGAGACGAGAGTCGAGGGCGATGTGACCATCATCCCGGTCGTGGAGGAAAGACTGGTTATGGAAAAGCGCCTCTTTCTCATCGAGAAAATCCACATTCGGCGCGTCACGATCAACGAGGAAGTGATCGTCCCGGTCACACTGCGAAAGCAAACGGCGACGGTCGAGAGAACAGAAGAATAG